In Erigeron canadensis isolate Cc75 unplaced genomic scaffold, C_canadensis_v1 Conyza_canadensis_unscaffolded:280, whole genome shotgun sequence, the following are encoded in one genomic region:
- the LOC122584450 gene encoding uncharacterized protein LOC122584450, with product MSIPKHAFLLWMVLKNKLKTHDGLKPWDVGGATNLNLVCCSLCKTGQDSHAHIFFRCTYSATVWSLVKDMAGLGHVLNIEDTTDYLIPISKGKSTKSVIGRLVLATTVYFLWQERNNRMFTNNMRPPKRLKEHIVNTVRMRLASIKFKASSKVLQLLENWKLPKSLLMDGDDPSFVR from the coding sequence ATGAGTATCCCGAAACATGCTTTCCTTCTTTGGATGGTGCTAAAGAACAAACTGAAGACGCATGATGGGTTGAAGCCTTGGGATGTTGGCGGGGCAACTAACCTTAATCTTGTTTGTTGTTCTTTATGTAAAACAGGTCAGGATTCACATGCGCATATTTTCTTCAGGTGTACATACTCGGCGACTGTTTGGTCACTTGTCAAGGATATGGCTGGTCTTGGGCATGTGCTGAATATTGAAGATACTACAGATTATTTGATCCCGATTTCTAAAGGTAAATCTACAAAAAGTGTAATCGGTAGATTGGTTCTTGCTACAACTGTTTATTTTCTTTGGCAAGAGAGGAATAATCGTATGTTTACCAATAACATGAGACCTCCCAAAAGACTAAAGGAACACATTGTAAACACGGTCAGAATGAGATTAGCCTCGATCAAGTTCAAGGCAAGTAGCAAAGTGTTACAATTACTTGAAAACTGGAAGTTACCGAAAAGTCTTCTTATGGATGGTGATGATCCATCGTTTGTCAGATGA